From the genome of Desmodus rotundus isolate HL8 chromosome 2, HLdesRot8A.1, whole genome shotgun sequence, one region includes:
- the STRIT1 gene encoding sarcoplasmic/endoplasmic reticulum calcium ATPase regulator DWORF, with protein MAEKESTSSRLLIPVLLLIGWIVGCIIMVYVVFF; from the exons ATGGCTGAAAAAG AATCTACATCATCACGACTTCTGATTCCTGTTCTTCTCTTGATTGGATGGATTGTGGGCTGCATCATAATGGTTTATGTTGTCTTCTTTTAG